The following proteins come from a genomic window of Corynebacterium hansenii:
- a CDS encoding TetR/AcrR family transcriptional regulator translates to MPKITGPTVVEHRAAQHRALLDAAERLIGESGGDVPTLTEVAEAMGLARSSVYLYVKSRKDLVVQLLLDIIPNWTGGIADAMDAAGDDPLARLEVYVDETFRLFAKGDHGQLMVAAKQVPEAFMDPRVQEAHNALVPTLHGLLRETGGPVAVAALPILDVAAQRGAELVASGRADEGEIREGLRRMLRGVVSDGS, encoded by the coding sequence ATGCCGAAGATCACCGGCCCCACCGTCGTGGAGCACCGGGCGGCGCAGCACCGCGCGCTCCTCGACGCCGCCGAGCGGCTGATCGGGGAATCCGGCGGCGACGTGCCCACGCTCACCGAGGTCGCCGAGGCCATGGGCCTGGCGCGGTCGAGCGTGTACCTGTACGTGAAGTCGCGGAAGGACCTGGTGGTCCAGCTGCTGCTGGACATCATCCCGAACTGGACCGGCGGCATCGCCGACGCGATGGACGCCGCGGGCGACGACCCGCTGGCCCGCCTGGAGGTCTACGTCGACGAGACGTTCCGACTGTTCGCGAAAGGCGACCACGGCCAGCTGATGGTCGCCGCCAAGCAGGTCCCGGAGGCGTTCATGGATCCGCGGGTGCAGGAGGCCCACAACGCGCTGGTGCCGACGCTGCACGGGCTGCTGCGCGAGACCGGCGGTCCCGTCGCCGTCGCCGCGCTGCCCATCCTCGATGTCGCCGCCCAGCGCGGCGCGGAACTGGTCGCCTCCGGCCGGGCCGACGAGGGCGAGATTCGCGAGGGCCTGCGCCGCATGCTCCGCGGCGTGGTCTCCGATGGCAGCTGA
- a CDS encoding metal-dependent transcriptional regulator yields the protein MPESASEQENRPAPGAPAEGFATRAAAGSPALSELSPNFQNYLKAMWTLQEWSDEPVSPTALAARVGVKLPTASDAVRKLGRLGLVDYERYGSVSLTEDGRRLALEMVRRHRLIETFLVEMLGYRWDQVHDEAESLEHAVSGFMIDRIDDRLGHPDRDPHGDPIPRAGDEPSLPGVVVLTGIEPGCRVRVERISDEDPELLQFFAGHGIGVGVDLELRPGAPFSDSVEVAVIDGGDGEGYGAGEGYGAGDVEGAGGGAAPAGSLPLGRTATDAIWVTPCG from the coding sequence ATGCCAGAGTCCGCGTCCGAGCAGGAGAATCGGCCCGCGCCGGGTGCCCCGGCCGAGGGCTTTGCGACGCGCGCCGCCGCAGGTTCGCCCGCATTGTCCGAGCTTTCGCCGAATTTCCAGAACTACCTCAAGGCCATGTGGACGCTCCAGGAGTGGAGCGACGAACCGGTCTCGCCGACCGCGCTGGCCGCGCGCGTCGGGGTGAAGCTGCCCACGGCCTCCGACGCCGTGCGCAAACTCGGGCGGCTGGGGCTCGTCGACTACGAACGCTACGGCTCGGTGTCGCTGACCGAGGACGGCCGGCGCCTGGCGCTGGAGATGGTGCGGCGGCACCGGCTGATCGAGACGTTCCTCGTGGAGATGCTCGGCTACCGCTGGGACCAGGTCCACGACGAGGCGGAATCGCTCGAGCACGCGGTGTCGGGGTTCATGATCGACCGCATCGACGACAGGCTCGGCCACCCCGACCGAGACCCCCACGGCGACCCGATCCCGCGCGCGGGCGATGAGCCGTCGCTGCCCGGGGTCGTGGTGCTCACCGGGATCGAGCCGGGGTGCCGCGTGCGGGTCGAGCGCATCTCCGACGAGGACCCCGAGCTGCTGCAGTTCTTCGCCGGCCACGGCATCGGCGTCGGCGTGGACCTGGAGCTGCGGCCCGGGGCGCCGTTCTCGGATTCCGTTGAGGTCGCCGTGATCGACGGCGGAGACGGCGAAGGCTACGGGGCCGGAGAGGGTTACGGGGCAGGGGACGTCGAAGGCGCCGGTGGCGGCGCGGCCCCCGCCGGCTCTCTGCCGTTGGGCCGCACCGCCACCGACGCCATCTGGGTCACGCCGTGCGGCTGA
- a CDS encoding metal ABC transporter permease — MSFLAGTLLLAVVTALACALPGVFVVLRRDSMLVDAIAHSVLPGIVVGYFFTRNLDSPWLILGAATAGLIVVLGSQWLTDSGLIAGDAPQGLVFPALFSGGVILVTLNFANVHLDTHAVLVGDLNLAAFRHLTIGGSSIGPAYLYVMLAVLAVNVAFLAAFRPQLTATTFDGPFAASIGIPVKAVNTVFMFLVSVTVTAAFNAAGAILVIALVVVPAATAHLLTSRLSTMFAVTAAVAVGGGIAGFWGAYVLHAATSAAMSVCYGSIFIAAHLYTRARSRRARALSRTA; from the coding sequence ATGAGCTTCCTCGCGGGAACCCTCCTGCTCGCCGTGGTCACGGCGCTCGCCTGCGCGCTGCCCGGCGTCTTCGTGGTGCTGCGGCGCGACTCGATGCTCGTCGACGCGATCGCGCATTCCGTGCTGCCGGGCATCGTGGTCGGGTACTTCTTCACCCGGAACCTCGATTCGCCGTGGCTGATCCTCGGCGCCGCCACCGCCGGGCTGATCGTCGTGCTGGGCAGCCAATGGCTCACCGACTCCGGCCTCATCGCCGGCGACGCACCGCAGGGCCTGGTGTTCCCGGCCCTGTTCAGCGGCGGCGTCATCCTGGTGACGCTCAACTTCGCCAACGTCCACCTGGACACCCACGCCGTCCTCGTCGGCGACCTCAACCTCGCCGCGTTCCGCCACCTGACCATCGGCGGATCCTCGATCGGGCCGGCGTACCTCTACGTCATGCTCGCGGTGCTGGCGGTCAACGTCGCGTTCCTCGCGGCGTTCCGTCCGCAGCTGACGGCCACGACGTTCGACGGCCCCTTCGCCGCGAGCATCGGCATCCCGGTCAAGGCCGTCAACACCGTGTTCATGTTCCTGGTGTCGGTGACCGTCACCGCGGCGTTCAACGCGGCGGGGGCGATCCTGGTGATCGCGCTCGTGGTGGTGCCGGCGGCGACGGCGCACCTGCTGACCAGCCGCCTGAGCACCATGTTCGCGGTCACCGCCGCGGTCGCGGTGGGCGGCGGCATCGCGGGATTCTGGGGCGCGTACGTGCTCCACGCCGCGACCAGCGCCGCGATGTCGGTCTGCTACGGCTCGATTTTCATCGCCGCGCACCTGTACACGCGGGCGCGCTCGCGACGGGCGCGGGCGCTCAGCCGCACGGCGTGA
- a CDS encoding YbaN family protein, with protein MAAEPVPRPVKSRAMRWGLIGAGLASLVLGAVGAVLPLLPTTPFLLLSALCFARASDRLLAYLLGHRVFGAYLHQYYSGRMSLPYKVQTLALLWTGLGVSAWLIGKTWPWVVFAVIGTGVSIHILTLGRRNPPGSGDGVR; from the coding sequence ATGGCAGCTGAACCCGTCCCGCGGCCGGTGAAGTCGCGGGCGATGCGCTGGGGGCTCATCGGCGCGGGCCTGGCCAGCCTGGTCCTCGGCGCGGTCGGTGCGGTGCTGCCGCTGCTGCCGACGACGCCGTTTCTGCTGTTGTCCGCGCTGTGCTTCGCCAGGGCCTCGGACCGGCTGCTGGCGTATCTGCTGGGCCACCGGGTCTTCGGCGCCTACCTGCACCAGTACTACTCCGGCCGGATGAGCCTGCCGTACAAGGTGCAGACGCTCGCGCTGTTGTGGACGGGCCTCGGCGTGTCGGCGTGGCTGATCGGAAAGACCTGGCCGTGGGTGGTGTTCGCGGTGATCGGCACGGGAGTGAGCATCCACATTCTGACGCTCGGGCGGAGGAACCCGCCGGGCAGCGGCGACGGGGTGCGGTAA